TCAAGAACGTGGACGGCATCGTGTTCGTCGCCGACTCGCAGGTCGAGCGGATGGAAGCGAACCTCGAGTCCATGCAGAACCTTTACGACAACATGGCGGAGTACGGGTACGACCTGACCCGCATGCCGTTCGTAATCCAGCACAACAAGCGCGATCTGCCGAATGCGGCCCCCATCCACGACCTGCAGGCGGCGCTCAACCCGGGATGGGAGCCCGCGGACGTATCCAAGGCCCGCGTTATGCCCGATCCCTATCACGCGGGCGAAAATCTCGTGGACCAGATGCCGAGTGGAGAATGGGTGGAGCGCGTACCTTACTTCGAGGCGGTCGCGATCAACGGCGCCGGTGTGTTCGATACACTCAAGGCGGTGAGCAAGCTGGTGTTGAAGGCGCTGGCCTGACGAGGTCGTGTCGGTGAATCTCCCGAACGCGATCACCATCGGCAGGATTCTCATCGCCCCGCTGATTGCGGCGCTTCCGTTCATCAACTCGCCGTTCGCGCGTGGCGCGGCGTTTCTCATCTACATCGTCGCCGCGATATCCGATTACTACGACGGGATGCTCGCACGGACGCGAAATCTCATCACGGATCTCGGGCGACTGCTCGATCCGCTCGCCGACAAGCTGCTGCTGTTCGCCACGCTCATTCCGATGTTCGTGCTGATGGCGCCGGCTTCCGATCTCTTCGCGCCGGGACGCGAGTCCCTCGGCGGCGCGCACGGATTCGCGTTCCGGACACCCTTCGGCGACGTGGGGCTGTCGTGGTGGGTGGTCGTCATCGTGCTCGGAAGAGAGCTCTTCATGACCGTGTTCCGGCATCTCGCGGCGCGGCGCGGCGTGGTTATCGCCGCGATCGGACCCGCAAAATGGAAGACGGGATTTCAGTCGGTCTGGGTCGGCGCGGCGTACTTCTG
The sequence above is drawn from the Gemmatimonadaceae bacterium genome and encodes:
- a CDS encoding ADP-ribosylation factor-like protein, coding for MSMINYAAREINCKIVYYGPGLGGKTTNLEHIYGKVKPDTRGKLISLATETERTLFFDFLPVDLGTIRGFNTRFHLYTVPGQVYYNASRKLILKNVDGIVFVADSQVERMEANLESMQNLYDNMAEYGYDLTRMPFVIQHNKRDLPNAAPIHDLQAALNPGWEPADVSKARVMPDPYHAGENLVDQMPSGEWVERVPYFEAVAINGAGVFDTLKAVSKLVLKALA
- a CDS encoding CDP-alcohol phosphatidyltransferase family protein, with the protein product MNLPNAITIGRILIAPLIAALPFINSPFARGAAFLIYIVAAISDYYDGMLARTRNLITDLGRLLDPLADKLLLFATLIPMFVLMAPASDLFAPGRESLGGAHGFAFRTPFGDVGLSWWVVVIVLGRELFMTVFRHLAARRGVVIAAIGPAKWKTGFQSVWVGAAYFWFFAVTLAARNGWDNTAWRSFAWFNGIVGTTTMLAALFLTLYSLWLYVRRYGHIFTG